A region of the Anolis sagrei isolate rAnoSag1 chromosome 4, rAnoSag1.mat, whole genome shotgun sequence genome:
GGTTGTCATTATATAAACAAATGACTTGTAAGCACATAAATATGTAATGCATATGTAACTCAGGTtgtgcatcccttatccaaaatgcttgggacaagtAGTGTTTTAGATATAGATTTCTTATATTTTGAaacacctgtatttgcatatatatacatgatGATAAACTCCCTGTGATATGATATTGAAGATTGAACCCAACTctacatattaaaataatttatgttTCATCTATATCTTGCACACGTCGCCTGAAGATAATTGTagaaaaaaacaggggaaattgaGGAACAGAAAGTAAAAGCATCAGTATCTCAAACACCCATATGGCCAATTTCAGCATTTcgaattccaaataagggatacCTAACCCGTATTCATAAAGCAGTACTGACCACAGTGATGACTATGTACTGTTTTACAAATGTCTGCAAATGTTGGGTAATGCTTGTGTAACAACCATCCTCTCCATGTCGGGTTAAGGATTATTTTCCACTGCATTCACAAAAATCAAGTAAGACATGTCCACAAATGTTGCTGATAATACAAGAAGTTTCAAGCGTTTTCGCAAATTGCATTTCAGCTTTAAATTTTAAAAGGCATTCAAAAAAATagtttcccttctgttgtgtcATGTACTGTCCATTCTAACTCATCCTGCGCAATTTACAAAAATACATGGGTCCAAAATTAGCTGTCAGGTGAGGAAGAACAAGTTCTCCAAATCTGCAATCTGGATAGAAAGAAAACGTGCTCTGGAACAACCTCCGAAAATAGCTCAAGTCTTCAACCTGTACTTCAATGTGATATTGGATTGCCAGTAATTCCACAGCTCTCTCAATCACATACTCATTCTGAAGCTGAGACAAGGAGCATGTTGAGTAGACCACTTCCCCTCCTGGCTTGGCAGCAAGGATTCCAGCtctggaaaagaggaagaaggaatgcGTATTGGAAGAGATAATGTTGCATTCGTCTTTGCAGAATTTTATTTTCTGAATTTCAATTTTCTAGTTTATCAAGGTTGTTCTGAATTCGGTTCTTCTCTTTCAAAGCCAATAAGGATTCTCTTTACCTCAGCCTCTACATCACTGCTAAAAATATTGAAACATATTGAATCTAGAATAGAACCCTGTGACGCACAGTCTGAGACCTTCTTAATGTTTGAAGCAGAGATCCTGATGACAATTCTTTAAGTATGGATTTCCAAGCAATTATGGATCTGTCTGATGGTGTTTCCATCTATTCCATATTTAGTCAGTTTGCTAATCACAATATCACCAACATAttacatgtccgaacgcatctccccctatgaaccatcgcggagattaagatcctccggggaggatctgctttccatcctgccattttcacaggcacgattggtggggacaagagatagggccttctcggtgattgccccccggctatggaactcccttccttgtgagatcagatcggccccctccttccttcagaaggatggtaaaaactaggctgtgggatcaagctttcaggacagggcaacaaagcagcaataggaaagattaccaggccaattagatttgacgcagatgactaggacagttttaaatggtgtattttaatattttgataaatgtttttaatgcttatgtatgcgtatatgaagACTGCACTTTTACTTTCCCTCTTCCCTAtcttccatttccttttcttaaacttatctatctacctacctacatattTAACCACCAACTTTTTAAACCCCTAACTATTCCCTCCCCACCTCTATCCCTACCTATTTATATTCTAATTCTATACTATTTATCTAAATCTActgatattttattataattatgtattctattctatttttaaaCCAAATaaagattactttttaaaaatgtatgcatatatgaatttgtgtcccggcatttaATGTtagccgtatatatgctgtgctccgccctgtgtccccttcggggtgagaagggcagaatataaatgttttaaataaataaataaataacaaaatgttTTCACGAAATTCAGCTAAATTACATCCCACCATCTACAAAACAACACTGATAGATTagttcagtggttttcaacctatgggtcccaaggtgttttggcctacaactcccagaaatcccagccagtttaccagctgttaggatttctgggagttgaaggccaaaacatctggggacccacaggttgagaaccatggaaTTAGTTTGACAGGATTTGTTTGTGACTAACCCATGCTGGCACTTACTAACCACTGCATTGTAGAGCAgtgctcctttcctcctctccccaataTATTTTATATCATAATACATCATTAAAAAGTCTTTTACAAGAACCTAGAGTGGAGGCAGGACATTTCCGGTACATGAGGTAATTACATTAAGTTGAAGGTTCCAATTTGGCTAGAACCTCACCCAAGCTTTTAAATGAATCATTTgcctttcatattttttttataatggcaaataaaattattgtaatCTCCAAGGAAATTAGGAAGAGAAGCATTAGAGAAGCAGTCTATCAATGGTATGCTAGTTATAGGCATGCAAAACATCTGTTCCAGCTACTAACATTGGATGAACCTCTTTACAAGTGTAAGACCAACCTACAGCATCGGACAATTTGCACAGATCAATATACACCATTCAAGATCAATATATATCACTCGAGGCCACTCACACAAGCAACTCCAGTTGTAGCCTGGGCAAGGCCTGACGCTCCCCTTTTCTCATGCGCATAAAGATGTTGTTTTCCTCTTCCCTGAGTGAGTGTCGATCATTTGTGCATGGCGCATCTACAAGCACCTACATAAAAAAGAAGAGAGATTTTACTCTAAAAATCCCATACAGAATGTTTCAGGAATACGCTGCAGGCAATCATTGATCTGAACATGGTTGAGCACATAGATATCaatgtgtaataataacaacacaggcAACAAGATAGTGGGGGAATAGAAGTGCGTGTCTCTAGCTCATTCCACTTTCTTCCATCCCATGACATAATCTGTACTACTAGAAGTATTACTGTGTATTCAATAGTATTCACAGTGATTTTTCTAGTTCCTTAGTATTATGTCACTAaggttattttatttaatattctgTAATAtgttattctaaataaaaacaacaggaaggtgtttttggaataataataataataataataataataataataataattgcagtgatgttgaccggttctatctgcctagaaagtctggtggcagaggacttttgcAAGTAAAAtaagtcgaagaagaaaaacatgccctggcagaatatgtaaagaaAATCCAAGAACCTGCtctaattgaagtcaataatcggaaacttctcaaagcacagcagacaaagaatcagtacaagaaaacagcACTACAAACCAGatctgacagctggcacaacaatgCACTGCATggacagttccttgacaaaactgaaggaaaagttgataaggagaagacctggttatggctcatgaatggaacactgaagaaggagacagaaagcctgattcttgcagcccaggaacaacaaatgccattaagaccaggattgaaaaatcagctgatgacccaaaatgcagactgtgcaaggaagctgatgaaaccatggaccatatcctcagctctTGCGAGAAAATCGcacaaacggactacaaacagaggcacaactttATGGCTCAAATgatttatgtcacaagtaccacctgccagtagtaaagaactggtgggatcataaacctgcaaaggtagtggaaaatgaacacacaaatatactgtgggactgacaaagttttggaacacaatacgccagtcATCActattgtgaaaaagaaaaaagtttggttCACTGATGTCATCATagcaggtgacagtcgcattaaggaaaaacaacaggaaaaactcaaccgttatcaaaacctcaaaatcgaaatacaaaggctctggcataaaccagtccaggtggtcccaggggtcgtgccaaaaaatctcagccggcatttggaaacaataaacattgacaaaatcactatctgccaactgcaaaagtccaccttacttggatctacacacatcatttgaaaatacatcacacagccctagatacttgggaagtgttcaacttgtgattttgtaatacgaaatccagcatatagatctcgtttgctgtgacatattgtggttttgtgtcagaataataataataataataataataataataataataaactttatttataatctgacctctctccctgaagggactcagttcAAAAACAGATATTCCAATTAGAATCAAATTCCAACATTCtctgaattaaaaacaatacacaagACAACAGAATAGACATAGTTGTAAGCATAGGCCTTCTTGTCTACAGACacaagagaaagaaagcttcaataGACACAACAGAAAGAAAGATCAGTATCAACAGCTTAATTTATCCACATCTGAAAAAATATGTCTTTATCTAAGTCCTCCAGGatgactctatggtattctttggccagaagtccttcatatcaatagggtttgctactaTCAGcagttttgcatatccacacCTAGTCCAAAAATGTATCCTCTATAGATATGTGAGACTGCACATGATAAGGGGCCAATACTATTCTATACAAGAAAAGGGACAATTCTAAAGAGTTCATTCACGTAGTATTCCCCTGGTATTATTTACCCTGTCAAAAGTGCTTCTCTCCAGCTCACCCCACCTCCTTCCATCCCACGATGTAACCCGTACTACTTTTTGGAGCTCTTGTGGAAGGTATCCGTGAAGAATGTCATGCAGCCGACGAGTGCGAGAAGTTGAAAGATCATTGGCGGCCAGCTCTCCTATTGCAAAACAAAACGAGCAGCATAAACCAAAGTCAATTTAAAAAATGCAGGCTTTTCGATCACAAACCAAAATCTGCATATGGTTGGGATAAGATGGGTATGTAGTATAAATAGCATGGTCTAGTGgtctgagcactggactatgactctggagaccaggatttgattctCTGTTTGACCATGGGAAACCACTGGGTGTCCCTGAGTGAGCCAGACACTCTCATCCTTAAATTAAAAACAACCTGAAAGtacagcaaaacaacattgaTATAATAAACACATTTTCTCTTGTTATTGATTAGCTACAGTTTTGCCTAGTGCAAAGTGTAAAACCTACAAACGTTTCATGAATAACTAAAGAAATTAAtagttactagctgtgccctgccacgcgttgctgtggcctatagtaaaacttatcaaagttgaggtagatatctggactattatgaaagagaggtccctacctattccttcccccctttcctccccctttctcttctttcttccttctctacctctttctttctttccttctttcactacttggtttcatccttctctctttccttcatttcctccccctttcttcctttgcctttcttccctccctgtttgcttccttctttcactttttatttccttttatttcaccaccatcataacaataacaataatgcaatgcattgcctctgggacctgacacctctcccattccccctaaaagggtctcataggaacaatagcatcatcataataataatagaaataacaacctttacccgccacgtgttgctgtggccaatcttccctctttctctccttctttccctccctctctccttccttccttccttccttccttccttccttccttccatccatccatccatccatccatccatccttcccatctttccttctcctcttctttctctatctctttccttccttccccctttttctttctcttctgctgtctctcttttctttccttccatctttccttttctttccttttcttcttcctctaactttccttccttccccctttttctttacctccctttctctttcttccttctttccttctttcctgtctttcctagattttgacagggcgggaaggggcggggtggggtttggaggtggcgtgaagtaaaaggaggtaagattgggacaggggagtgatggagcgtggggttgcgtgtgtgtgtgcggcggcggggggagtgatggagcgtggggttgcgtgtgtgtgtgcggtggcggggggagtgatggagcgtggagttgcgtgtgtgtgtgcggcggcggagggaatggggttgcgtgtgtgtgtgcggcggcgggggagtgatggagcgtggggttgcgtgtgtgcggcaggaggtgtgtgtgtgcgggaagcggcgcggcggggcttggtttccgcagagggaacgttggccggaaggccatgtgcacgcgcgatggaacttgcggctgggcgccaatgcgcatgctcagttgtgttgccgttttgtgagtgtgttgttgtgttgtttttcattttgagtagatatgtttgtaccttgtgggttgtgttatgggcatgggaattttggttacgtttcgttggggtttttttgagtttcgttcttttgtcgttttgtgagtgtgttgctgtgttgtttttcattttgggtagatatgtttgtaccttgtgggttgtgttatgggcacggggattttagttaagtttcgttgggggatttttgagttttgttgttttgccgttttgtgagtgtgttgttgtgttgtttttcattttgagtagatatgtttgtaccttgtgggttgtgttatgggcacggtgattttggttaagtttcgttgggggatttttgagttttgttgttttgccgttttgtgagtgtgttgttgtgttgtttttcattttgagtagttatgtttgtaccttgtgggttgtgttatgggcatgggaattttggttaagtttcgttgggtggtttttgagttttgtttcctcgttggatgcccctaacaaatttatatatataaagatagGAACAGAAGAAACCGTTTTACACAGATTATCCATTTTACCCTGTACTGTGTGCACAGTGGGGTCTTTTCCAGCCTAACATGATATCAGAGATTGAAGCCAAGATTTTCTCCATGTAAAGCATGCAATCTGTCAAGAAAACCCATTCAATACGCATCTTTTCTATAGCATTTAAAAGTAAAGCAGAACTGCAGATATCAAATCCACTCACTAGGATGGAGTTCAGCCAAGAAAGGCAGAAGGaggatttttttaatgaatgtgttTAAGAATACGTTGCTATATTGAAGTGGATGATCTCTTTCCTAGGCTGCAAATCGGCGGGCGCAGGAACAACAAGACAGGCAGTCAGGTTCTTTCAAGAAAGCAGTTTACTTAGAAGTCAAGCAGCTGCCTGGGTCGCCTCCTACGCAACATGGCGCCTGGTGGAAACGACACAGGCCTCAAGCCATGTGGCCCTTTTATACAGTCAAAGGGGTTCGGTTTAGGACCGCCCATTGGTTCAAAGTTgtggtgcagtttaataaacatccaatcatcccctgccacccaaacatccaatcacCACCCGCCACCCTTGCCAAGCCCCTCCCTAATCCCATACTGCCCCCTATCCCATGAGTACTGGTAACTTCCCCAACTTCCATTTTGTAGTTCCACCTTAttcccccatttatttatttttttgtgttcCCAAAACCCGTCCGACCTCGAAAGTCCAATTGTCTAGGGAAATTGGAAAAGCTCCCAGTAGATCATCCTATTAGACCAGTGGTCATTATCctccaaacaaaacatcaaataaccGTCTTAACAATTCTACAAATGTGAAAATGACGTTATCATTtgagtaaaacaatataaacattttaTGGATCCCTCCAAGTCTTACTGGGTTGAAACATAGCAACTTTTTCCACCGTTGGGGTCTGAATCATATACCTGGTACACATTTGCATGACTATGGGAGAACAACATAGTACAATGAAAAATACAAACAAGCCTAGCATAAAAATCATCAATATTTCTTTTATCCATGTTCCTGAGGGCAACCAATCGGTTAACCACGAGAAGGGGGACCATCCCAGATCTTCTTTTACATTGTCATTTATTAAGTTGTGTAACGTTTCAAGATCATCCTTAATGGTAGAGTTCAGGTTATGGAACCTAACTATGCACTGGGGCCCCACCATCTTACAGAAACCTCCTTTGCAGCCAGCAAATAGTCTAGAGCTACCTTTTGCTGCATAATCATCTGGCTTAACTCTTCAACTTCAGTCTGTAAGGCCCTTACAATCTCCCCAGTGGCGTTCACACTCTTCTCCAATCTACAGGTGAGGCCTAAAATACTCCTCCTATTTTCCTGAGAGATGATCCCTGGATAGGACCCGAGCGTCAGAATCCCAGTGAGTAATCCTCCAATCACCCTTGCCCCCTCTGAGTAGGACAAACCTTGTCCTATTATAACCTCGTCCGAGCACCCTGCCCCTAGGGGCCCTGTTTGGTAAGTTGTCCTCCTTTTCCGTGCTCGGGGTCCGGTGGATATCTTTCCTGTGAGGTGTAGAACCCGGACTGGGAAAGTCAGGTATCCAATGCCGGCACACTGATATTTCCCAGGATGGTATTTAGTAgcccatttatcaaagaaaaaccatAAGTTGGGATCTCTTATCCACCATACATTTATAGGGTCCGGAAAGATTCTTACTTGGGAAGTGTATTGAAAATTTGGATATATCTCTTTCCATTCGGACTCATTTAGAAAATCCGAGAGATTATTAGTGTCATTAAGGTATGAGTAGTTGTATGTACCATGGAGAAAGAAACGATCTCTACAGGCACTATAGTTCCCCATTTCATCAAAAATCCTTTGTATCCCCCTGGCAAAACttggttgtttttcttttgtgcCAAAACAGAAACACAACCCTCTGGTGGCTTTTCGGAATCTAATCAGTGTACTCCTATCGTTTCCCGCCCTATTGGAAATATTAGTAAATAGCCCTGGGGGCTGATTATTGTTTATTCGGTATAAGTCGTCCAAGACTGGTTGGGGTTCATTAAACACATCagggagaaaggcaaaatcccCTACCCTCCGGGGGTGCTCATAAATCAGTGTCACATTTTTCCCATGTACCTTGAACATTTCGCTGGCATGAAGAGTAAACCAATTCCCAAGGGTCGGTACAAACATGCTAAACAACACTATAAACCCAAACACCGTTCTCCGTCCCACCGGCCCTCtagtctccctccttcccatgaAGACATTTTTCCACCAACTCCAGGAGAATGCTTTCGGTGGGCCACGCTGGGACATACTTGACCAACGGCGTTCTGTTGTTCCCGAAggggtcagcttcatggccttgttgtCCCCTTAGGGTGTTGCCGGACAATCCTGAGTCTTAATCCACTCGGATCGGTTCCTCCTACCCTCCACGTAGGTGGGGCTTGCTTTATGCGGGTATAATGAATCCAGGGTTTAATCTCCCTAACTTTTACTGCGGTTGGGGTTGACAATATCACCATATATGGCCCTCTCCACTTTGGCCCCAAAGGGTCAATCTTCCATTCCTTTACTAAAATCTCGTCACCTGGTGAAAAACAATGCAGAGGTGTGGTAGGATAAGGAGGATGGAGATCTGCAACATATTGAGCTAACTTTTCCAATTGCTTTCCCAAAGCTCGTAACTGTCCCTCCGTTTGCTCTTCTCCTACTACATGGGCCTCTGCCCCTTGCATTAAAATGTTTCTCAAATTGAGTGGAGGTCTCCCATACAGCCTTTCATAAGGAGACAGTCCTGTCCTCCGGTGCGGAGTACACCTGACTGTTAGCAATGCCATTGGCAGGGCGACTGGCCATTGTAGCCCAGTCTCTTGGCAAATTTTGGAAATTGCTGACTTTAAAGTCCTATTCATCCTTTCAACCTTAGCTGATGATTGAGGTCTATACGCGCAATGCAATTTCCACTTTGTTCCTAATAGGACGGCCAATCCCTGTATGGTTTTATGGACAAAAGCTGGGCCATTATCTGAGCCAATCTGCAGGGGTATTCCAAATCGAGGAATAATGTCTCTTAGGAGGGCCCTGGACACCTCGACAGCCTTTTCAGTTCGGGTGGGGTAGGCCTCTACCCACCCGGTATAAGTATCTACAAACACCAGCAGGTATCGGAGCCCCCGATGAGAGGACATCTCCGTAAAGTCAACAACCAGTGCCTCGAAAGGGGTTCCCCCAGTATGCTGGATCCCAGGAGGTTGCAAAGGTCCTTGTCTTGGATTGTTTTTGGCACATGTCCAACATCTCATGGCGGCTGCCCTGGACAGACTGTGTAGCCCGTTGATGTATAGCTGTCTCTCGAGGAGTTTCGCTAGGGAACCTTTTCCTAAGTGTGTAGTATGATGTGCCTGTTGAACTATGTGCCATGCCATGTTTTTAGGAACATAGACACGGTGGTCTGGCATCACGATCACTGAATCTTCCCATTGTCCTCCTTCTGTGAgagcccactcctcctcctcctttgtgtaTTGAAATCTTTCTAAAGGGAAGTATCGGTTCTACATACTGCCACCCTTCCTTGTACAGTACCCTGCCGAGCGGCTTCCTTTGCGGCCAAATCCGCCTGGCGATTTCCTCttgtgaccgcatcttcccctcTTTGGTGGCCCTTACAGTGCATCACCGCTACCCGATCCGGATCCCAGACCGCCTCCAGGAGAGCTACAATCTCACCCGCATACTTtacgccctttccagccgacgttaggagtccccgctccttgtacaatGCCCCGTGGGCATGCAGTGTGGTGAATGCATACTTGGAATCTGTGTAGACATTGACCCGCTTTCCTTTCGCCAACTGTAGAGCTCGGGTCAAGGCCACAAGCTCCGCTTTTTGAGCTGAGGTCCCCGGAGGTAGAGGCTCTGCTTCCaggacctcccctccctcctggacAACAGCATATCCTGCTCGCCTCTCACCACTCTCAATGAAGCTGCTACCATCAGTGTATAGGGTCAAGTCTACTTTAGACAACGGCACATCCTTTAAGTCTGGCcggctggaatatacctgttccatcactTGAGTGCATTGGTGAGTTGTTTCATCCCCTGGGACA
Encoded here:
- the LOC137096981 gene encoding 5-methylcytosine rRNA methyltransferase NSUN4-like, which encodes MINYDCSNKCYTFPKGDISTFHPAKPDVIGILGYYLLDAASILPVLALNIQPNDLVLDLCAAPGGKTLALLQTGCCRELAANDLSTSRTRRLHDILHGYLPQELQKVVRVTSWDGRRWGELERSTFDRVLVDAPCTNDRHSLREEENNIFMRMRKGERQALPRLQLELLVAGILAAKPGGEVVYSTCSLSQLQNEYVIERAVELLAIQYHIEVQVEDLSYFRRLFQSTFSFYPDCRFGELVLPHLTANFGPMYFCKLRRMS